CTCTTGCTTTAGCTAATGCTACTTCAGGATATATTCCTAGCTTTAAATTAGTTCGCTTATTTGTTTTAGGTCTAACATAGTTAAGCAACCATAACTTAGTACCGTTAGGCTTAATTCGCAAAGATAACCCAGCGCCATCAGATAAATTGTATTCTTTATCTTTGGGTTTGCTATTTTTGATTTTTGAATCAGTGAGAGGGGTTACTAGCTTAGCCATAATTACTACCTTATAAAAGGGATATATTCAAATAGCTTTTTGTTAAATACAGATAATCCATTGCTACGCTTATGTTTGGCGTTTTATGTAACACGATTTTGTATTTCAAAAGCTGTGTTACTTCCTATGTTACCATAAAGGTGAGATTTTATAGTTTATTATGATAGCTTATGGAACAAAGATTTTAGACTAATCCCTTGCTAGTAAAGAGTTTTGAGGTTTTCTGAAGTGCTATGAAATATTGAAATGGCGGAGAAAGAGGGATTCGAACCCCCGGACCTGTTACAGTCGCCGGTTTTCAAAACCGGTGCATTCGACCACTCTGCCATTTCTCCGCGTTGTGGTGAGTGAATTTTACTG
The nucleotide sequence above comes from Ostreibacterium oceani. Encoded proteins:
- a CDS encoding integrase arm-type DNA-binding domain-containing protein yields the protein MAKLVTPLTDSKIKNSKPKDKEYNLSDGAGLSLRIKPNGTKLWLLNYVRPKTNKRTNLKLGIYPEVALAKARERRQFYRGLLADGIDPQNHIQQESEKHLDKNSFKHWATACLATKTNLTQKTQYGFQSRLD